GTACTAGGGTTACAGATTCTATTATGCCCATTTATCACATGCCAGGCATGTACACTGTTTATCAAAGTCGTGAAGTAGGCTACAAAAAATTAGATATTCAAAAGATGAACAGAAGGATGGAAATGATATTCCTTGCGTGGGGCTAAAGTTGGTCTAGGGCCAGCCCTACTCCAGGGGTATCATTCTGGTCCCTTTTGGTACCTAAGCAATATTCAGAACAATTCTCAGTACATAACCCATTTAGGTGCTTTTGAAAGTGCTCCCCGCTTACACTGGAAAAACAGAATAATTATGTGCTTTGTTCCATGGAGTGAATCGGTGTTCTTTATTGAGTAAtaccatgttttaaaaaattattccatTGATTCTGAGTCTCAGATCGAGCCTGTTCATAGCCTCCATTATAGGTTTTCTTATGCAGAAGAATTAGCGTGGGATCACAAAGTAACCTTTAAAAGGTTAATAGTCACTAGAAATAAATGTTAAGCATATTTTCTCTTTCCTGATAGGTATTATTCAAttagtttaaaacaaaaaaagtcatGCTTCAGTTCAAATACATGCTCTGAGTATTGAATAGTTTCCCTTGTGTTTTATAATGATATTTTCTGGAACACAGAGATACCTTGGATTATTTCAGTACTGTATTTTACTTGGCAGGAAATTCAAAAAGGCTGGAAAATTGTCAACTTCTTTACAGTTTCTGTTCCTTAATATTCTATAGATTGAAGCCTGCTTCTAAATCTGAAGCCACCAGCTGTACTATTCTAATAAGTATCAAGGCAGAAAGTAAGAAAGGACCCGGGGGTTATAGAAACCTTAAGGCTGGGTCTCTGGAATTTTCTGGAAGGTACTACTTATGAGCCTAAGGATGGATCTATACAAGGTTAatcttttatttatcatttattttatttatttatttatcatacttctataccgccctccccggaggctcagggcggtttacattataacagagaacaatacataaaacagtatttgaagtttgaagggggggggattctatgtAGCATCCTTTCCTTTTTGCTGACGGAACCCAGTTGTATACAGATATTTCTGACCAATAGGAGTTTATGGTGAGTTTTAAAACATATGAACTCAATAGCAAAACTACCCTTTACTCTAAAGTGAGGCAAGACACATACACCTTTCTGTATAGATGCCAGGCATCAGCAAAAATTACAAAATAGATCTTTTCCCTTTTTCCATCCACCAAAGATCAACtgcaccttcctctcccccacaactccaGTGGTGTTCAGGGGATGGGTCCTATCATGTGTGAATTGAAGGAGTTCATGCATGCAGGTAGTTCTTCACTGGCTTCTTCTTCCCTGTTCAGGGGAGGCAGCGCCTATTCGTGGTCAGAGATTACTTGTGAACAAAATACCACATGAACAGGAGGCTGAACTGAAAAAGGGAATCAGGCAAAATTGCCATCCTACACTTTTACATTAGGTTAGCAACCCTCGTGTATGGTTCACGGAGGTCTTTGATAAACAGCAGAAGCTATTTGGGGACATTCTGGGGATGAGGCAGGCTGGTATGCAACCTGACCTTGGATATTATTCTGCAATTGCACTATacgcaggggtgaccaaactatggctctccagatatccatggactacaattcccatgatcctctaccagcacatgctggcatgagctcatgggaattgtagtccatgaacatctgaagagccacaaccAGACACCTATATGTCTCCACAATCTTTCTCGAGGCACGGCAGGAGAGGGTTTCTTGGGGTGTGTATAGTTCTTGGGGGATAATTGTTGCTGCCATCCTGgatttttatacattttgaaGCAatgtttcattgtattttattgttttagctttgtaaactgccacaagctggctagtctgggagtggcagtaaacaaacaaatgatgatgatgataataataattattattattatagatacTGTGAAATGTCAACATATTTTTAGTTCTGTAAATGTAATATGTagtgtctttctcttttccatattttctgttatattactgttttcttttctgaataaacaatttaaaaaaaagaaaagaaaagcagtgtGAATAAAGAGATATGCAATTAGGATTCTGCACCAGAAGTctggggggcatttcccacggcttaaaaatagcacaatggttgctgattgaaaacgctactaatttgccataacgcacgacgtcgtaaacaatctgcaacaatcctgaaaccgacccgcaaaaagcgcttcgttgtagcgcttctaggggaatccagaaaactggattcaccctccggatagcgatacactcctgcaaccaatctgcaacagtagcgctaaagacctgtgcgttaccattgttgcgggttcttcaaagtccctcctcccgagcctgtcctccaaacttccggcgaactgttcgccattttttttttctccgagcgagcggggatctacgaggcaacgggacagcgactggctttcaagcacgatcactttcggaaattctgcccggacaccacaagagtttttcacaagcacagtggcacacaccgtcacgttcccaaaatttgcccaaagcttaaaaccccgtctaccatcggccagtcctagcggagtcaacgtacagggagcattttaaaaaattttcctctgagcgtgccaacgaacattcgccgctcgcagtctcctgcttagcttagaggggttcaatagacgtgattcgtggtgatttcatgaggggcggcttatgtgtagtgggtctttgtgtggttcccagtgcgtgcttgtgcttgggtgcggacaaccccttccattggcggctagacctccggcaagcggagttgccgtcccccgttcattttaaaaaattttcctctgagcgtgccaacgaacggtcgccgctcgcagtctcctgcttagcttacaggggttcaatagacatgattcgaggtgatatcatgaggggcggcttatgtgtagtgggtctttgtgtggttcccggtgcgtgcttgtgcttgggtgcggacaaccccttccattggcggctagacctccggcaagcggagtcgccgtcccccgttcattttaaaaaacattcctctgagcgtgccaacgaacgtacgccagttacatgtcatgtttggttgatttatgctgtggctggtgaatattattggggaactgccgagtactgccgcacttgctctcggttgaacaccggcatgcgtttgtgtaatggcggacattttcctaaaatggctcccgctgcatgttcaaactgctcttctcgcgtgtaaacgaatacgcgcatgcgttaagtcaaacaacaagggcgccaatctggccattaggagcagatcctgttcccgcgcgaggagttttgaacgtgacatgtgacctgatgtggccaatgtgcgtgtcccctgctgccctccaccaatcaggagccggctagtccctttgtctttgtgtgcgggaaggtatatgatccgttgcaccctgcacctcccaccaccattttgctcagctactagcaaaagcaacatggaatcgtcttctcaagcctcgtccgtccctgcaaccggccgtggcccaacttggagggacgcggagatcagggacctgatcgggattttctcggaggagaaaatccaggacgcgttccagtcctcccacaggaatagggaggtttttgaacaagtggctattaagatgcgcgccctgggccacaacaggaccggccttgaatgccggtcgaagaccaagacaatgagggcagagtacatgagagccgtgaaccataacaagggttccggcaacgaaaaggtgacctgcccctacttcgaggagcagcgccagctgtacggggacggggaaggatccggcaggccgaagcgcgtcggccggagccttaaggtggttcggaagccggctgccccggtcgaggaaccacccgctgaggaggatcccggcgagggaacctcctccagctttcgccctccaccccccgtccagcaacgagccgcggaatcggtaacgctggacctgatcgccatcgttcctggggagccagaggaggctcctgagcaaacgccccttgcctccggtaagtgattttctttttattttatatttccttttaagcaaatgtgtgttctgacgtttgggcatcgttttctcgtgtgttcgttgcaacgcataatacggtaggctgtggagagcttgctgtggttactatttgaaacggttttaattttataattttataatttaatttttaaaagattttaaaagaaggtaggctgtggagtgcttgctgtggttactatttgaaacggttttaattttataattttataatttaatttttaaaagattttaaaagaaggtaggctgtggagtgcttgctgtggttactatttgaaacggttttaattttataattttataatttaatttttaaaagattttaaaagaaggtaggctgtggagtgcttgctgtggttactatttgaaacggttttaattttataatttaattttaatttttaaaagatttattaagatggttggctgtggagtgcttgatgtggttagtatttgaaacggtcatgtttaaccaacagccccaaaatatttgcagcatgcctcgcccataggccttctgcagtactttggctcacaactttgggagcttgctttgtggttcatggtgtatgcttgctcgtttttcactattttctgctcttgtccacagagacacagttgccagggacggggcccctagagtctccagcagcacctgacgtggatagtgattcgggggcatcaactaacattggtaggtattagtaaaaataggggggggggctgttttaactgctttgtgcttttctgtttgtgcagggcagcagcactgctaagagaaagaagagagtccctctgcgttgctggtgtaggctttgaagctggctttgccaccctttggtcctagatctgttttttttcctttttttgcagatttcatacccggaacacaggaggaggaacagcctagggtgcttggacctcctgcccggcgcaggcggatacagattcaagatggtgagcgtgcatgacctgttcctttcgagccatagctgcaggacaatgtcgctaggcactaaccatgtgctcccttttaattgttgagagtcctgctgtgcaagtaggcaaaagtaaaagcacaccatgggcaaacaaacaatagccatgtgctcgccggggattgtttaaattcttggcaggaaaacacggggacaaaaaagaacaccatgtccaccatggtgtgttttgactttttggatgttactaacagttttgtttctcattttttgccaacagaggttctttcagatgaggaggaggaaccacccctggctccaggcagcccaccacctagaggtgcgctcccagcagaggagaggcttacgagggaacgcggcaggctgaggcgcgtctccgtcttgacaagcgtgggagagaggctccttgagcactgctatgaggagtcacggcgtgccgcggccgctgaccaagccatgctcacactcattgcccaggaggggagaaaattgagggcagtccttagagagacaaaccaaatcctacgcgaaggcgtggaggaggtgcgtctgataaggagactcatggagagggctgtagcggtcatggaaagggcctaccctccacaaatcgcccccccaccaccacccacaccaacaccaccacttccagcacccaccccaccgactccctctcagaatgcctccacccaaacaagaaggaggactattctcggaaagagaaaaataaaaccagcagacaagtactccccctcctagttttgcccactttttctatttcatgttatctgtgttttgttgtttgttgaataaagtttatatttttgactctgtctctgtgtaccctactgtagaatctgcaaggctgaaagcggcctctctagtgattgtgtatattgtggtactgctgtgtgggttggaggttggaggggtgttagttcaaggagttttaggagtgtggtgtggggttaaatatgtgcgagtttaagaagtcacactggagtcttgttataaaatttgcaataacattttattttaaaaaacattttaacaggggaaaaacattagggaatgaaacttggagccccaccagcaccaccaccccccacccccctggaaaaccaattttttttaacaaaagtatacatttaacaggggaaaaacattggggaatgaaacttggagcccccccccccaacccctaccccaaaacacaaacaggaaacaaaactcaggtcccaccgctcccctccccagccccttccatcgccctaactctcctgcacagccgtcccacggtccccctaactttgcgccggaagagctcttcgtcctccttcttcttaactgtggggagggagaaaaagtacacattagtacc
The nucleotide sequence above comes from Paroedura picta isolate Pp20150507F chromosome 4, Ppicta_v3.0, whole genome shotgun sequence. Encoded proteins:
- the LOC143836350 gene encoding uncharacterized protein LOC143836350, translated to MIRCTLHLPPPFCSATSKSNMESSSQASSVPATGRGPTWRDAEIRDLIGIFSEEKIQDAFQSSHRNREVFEQVAIKMRALGHNRTGLECRSKTKTMRAEYMRAVNHNKGSGNEKVTCPYFEEQRQLYGDGEGSGRPKRVGRSLKVVRKPAAPVEEPPAEEDPGEGTSSSFRPPPPVQQRAAESVTLDLIAIVPGEPEEAPEQTPLASETQLPGTGPLESPAAPDVDSDSGASTNIDFIPGTQEEEQPRVLGPPARRRRIQIQDEVLSDEEEEPPLAPGSPPPRGALPAEERLTRERGRLRRVSVLTSVGERLLEHCYEESRRAAAADQAMLTLIAQEGRKLRAVLRETNQILREGVEEVRLIRRLMERAVAVMERAYPPQIAPPPPPTPTPPLPAPTPPTPSQNASTQTRRRTILGKRKIKPADKYSPS